The following coding sequences are from one Ornithodoros turicata isolate Travis chromosome 1, ASM3712646v1, whole genome shotgun sequence window:
- the LOC135394599 gene encoding uncharacterized protein LOC135394599 — translation MANIVMEHVEETALQRTQHVPKFYRRYVDDTFVVLNQGHLNDFVSILNGVEPTIQFTQEVEQHGTLSFLDGSVRRWEDGTLQTSVHRKPCNKRNFLNFDSHHPLEQKRIVVRSHRSDKFASTAELLAAEEKTIADSLTKRGYPKSFIANTRRRMQEKRSHDKSNHSQGSVCIQDDFQTCHGTS, via the coding sequence ATGGCAAACATCGTAATGGAACACGTGGAAGAGACCGCCCTGCAAAGAACACAACACGTACCCAAGTTCTACAGACGCTACGTCGATGACACTTTCGTTGTTCTTAATCAAGGCCACCTGAACGACTTCGTTTCCATTTTAAATGGTGTGGAGCCCACAATACAATTCACGCAAGAGGTTGAACAACACGGCACGCTCTCTTTTTTGGACGGCAGCGTTCGCAGATGGGAAGACGGCACGCTACAAACCAGCGTTCACCGTAAGCCCTGTAACAAGAGGAATTTCTTGAATTTCGATTCCCACCATCCGTTGGAGCAAAAACGAATCGTCGTGAGAAGCCACAGGTCTGACAAGTTCGCCTCGACTGCTGAACTACTCGCAGCCGAAGAAAAGACGATTGCCGACTCGTTGACTAAGCGGGGATACCCCAAGTCATTTATTGCCAACACAAGACGACGGATGCAAGAGAAGAGATCACACGACAAGAGTAATCACAGCCAGGGCAGTGTGTGCATTCAAGACGACTTTCAAACCTGTCATGGAACTTCGTAG